From the genome of Leptolyngbya iicbica LK, one region includes:
- the rpmB gene encoding 50S ribosomal protein L28 — protein MEKLMARHCDLTGKKANNAFAISHSHRRTKRLQEANLQSKKVWWPQGNRYVKLRLSTKAIKTLEKKGISAMAREAGIDLSKY, from the coding sequence TTGGAGAAGCTGATGGCTCGTCATTGTGATCTCACTGGCAAAAAGGCCAACAACGCCTTTGCAATTTCTCACTCCCACCGTCGCACCAAGCGCCTGCAAGAAGCCAATCTGCAGTCCAAGAAAGTTTGGTGGCCCCAAGGCAATCGTTATGTAAAACTTCGCCTCTCGACGAAAGCGATCAAAACGCTTGAGAAGAAAGGTATCAGTGCCATGGCTCGCGAAGCTGGCATTGATTTATCTAAGTATTAA
- a CDS encoding ACT domain-containing protein, with the protein MSDAPVGETQLSVLLSTLQPELHPDTFVFVTLPTSHVPDDLEPVCQFREAEGLTLIVPQAQAAQAQLSYQYPCRMITLTVHSSLAAVGMLAAITQALATEGISTNVVSAYFHDHLFVACNRVEATLDCLARLAATALDP; encoded by the coding sequence ATGTCTGATGCTCCAGTCGGCGAAACGCAACTCTCAGTCTTGCTCAGCACATTACAACCTGAGCTGCATCCCGATACCTTCGTGTTTGTGACTCTGCCCACATCGCATGTTCCCGACGATCTAGAACCTGTGTGTCAGTTTCGCGAGGCAGAAGGGTTGACATTGATCGTGCCTCAAGCTCAAGCGGCCCAAGCTCAACTGTCGTATCAATATCCCTGTCGCATGATCACGCTGACCGTTCACTCTAGCTTGGCTGCCGTGGGCATGTTAGCCGCCATTACCCAAGCGCTAGCAACAGAAGGCATCAGCACTAATGTGGTGTCAGCCTACTTTCACGACCATCTTTTTGTCGCCTGCAATCGCGTCGAGGCAACGCTTGACTGCTTGGCCCGACTGGCAGCGACCGCATTAGACCCCTGA
- a CDS encoding rhodanese-like domain-containing protein, whose protein sequence is MANRLLGIFPKPAAMQDMSRVYDLKSRLDWGEPALTIIDIRDRALFNESHIMGAISMPMAELLGRVQAALEYDRDIYLYSHTDEEAVQAAQQLRDAGYQKVSVVRGGVAAWKAADFQVETGMATV, encoded by the coding sequence ATGGCTAACCGATTACTTGGTATTTTTCCGAAACCTGCGGCCATGCAGGACATGTCTCGCGTTTATGATCTGAAGTCGCGTTTGGATTGGGGCGAGCCCGCACTGACCATTATCGATATTCGCGATCGCGCGCTCTTCAACGAGAGCCACATCATGGGGGCAATTTCTATGCCCATGGCTGAGTTACTTGGCCGGGTGCAAGCCGCTTTGGAATACGATCGCGATATTTACCTCTACAGCCACACCGATGAAGAGGCTGTGCAAGCGGCTCAACAGCTACGCGATGCTGGTTATCAGAAAGTCTCTGTGGTACGTGGCGGAGTCGCAGCCTGGAAAGCCGCTGACTTCCAAGTCGAAACTGGTATGGCAACAGTATAA
- a CDS encoding ribonuclease D, translated as MSEGLAPEMFEVCDRDLSDELLERYLEAEAIAVDTETMGLLPWRDRLCLVQLCDEAGYVSVVRIELGQQAAPNLKRLMEAQNITKIFHFARFDLATMRYHLEIDVKPIFCTKVASKLIRTYSPRHGLKELVREMTGVELDKTQQSSDWGNAMHLSDEQLRYAANDVRFLHEIRQSLTHMLQREGRRQLASECFSCIPTLVTLDLLQYTNIFEH; from the coding sequence GTGAGTGAAGGGTTAGCCCCAGAGATGTTTGAGGTCTGCGATCGCGATCTCTCTGACGAGTTGTTAGAGCGGTATTTAGAGGCAGAGGCGATCGCTGTCGATACTGAAACGATGGGCTTGCTGCCGTGGCGCGATCGCCTCTGTTTAGTGCAGCTTTGTGACGAAGCCGGGTATGTGAGTGTTGTACGCATCGAGCTCGGCCAACAAGCGGCGCCCAATCTCAAGCGCCTGATGGAAGCCCAAAACATCACCAAGATTTTTCACTTTGCCCGGTTTGACCTGGCAACGATGCGATATCACCTGGAAATTGATGTGAAGCCGATCTTTTGCACGAAGGTCGCCAGCAAGCTGATTCGCACCTACAGTCCTAGACACGGACTGAAAGAGCTGGTGAGAGAAATGACTGGCGTCGAACTGGACAAAACCCAGCAAAGTTCTGACTGGGGCAACGCGATGCATCTCTCTGATGAGCAGCTCCGGTATGCCGCCAACGATGTGCGATTTTTGCATGAGATTCGCCAATCGCTGACCCATATGCTGCAAAGAGAAGGTCGAAGACAACTAGCTTCAGAATGCTTTAGCTGCATTCCTACTCTAGTCACCCTCGACCTGCTGCAATATACCAATATCTTTGAGCATTAA